One part of the Mariniblastus fucicola genome encodes these proteins:
- a CDS encoding leucine-rich repeat domain-containing protein — protein MNTRVLSTILLLLSCLAVGCQKTNYDDLIQAKKQRDEARQRSVESDVVSSEQPKAEPVPVVEPLSAEVREALVKEIENVGGYVVLSKTDGTISEVDFADISNDNALLEKLADCTALTRLSFNGSTLDAKSFEVLSSFDTLQRVDMPGASLTSADITNLGKLPKLKFLQMARVSFPADGFDLFAKFPALEQIRCTQTRVKSSDIAKLADLKTLRALDLTDNQIADTAVEAISGLPNLSFLKIWGGQISDRTLDSVAKMKKLKVLGLNYTQVTDAGMKKLQGLENLKEIYLFGTDVGDEGMRALAKIPSLEVMVLRNTNISDAGVEALSELPNLRKLDLSETNSPGITDASAPHFARMDKLKEVNFWSTKIGDPVVESIATLDSVTWLNIDKTAVTDASLKTLEKMPQLTWLHCGSNKERLTDDGAESLLKLENLKYLNISQNDISEDMFYDLDDMIAPEGGTVIW, from the coding sequence TTGAACACGCGCGTACTTTCGACCATTTTGCTACTGCTTTCTTGCCTTGCCGTTGGCTGTCAGAAGACCAACTATGACGATCTGATCCAGGCGAAAAAGCAGCGGGATGAAGCTCGACAAAGATCAGTTGAATCAGACGTCGTGAGTTCTGAGCAACCGAAAGCTGAGCCGGTTCCAGTTGTCGAGCCACTGTCGGCTGAAGTTCGGGAAGCGTTGGTCAAAGAAATCGAAAACGTCGGCGGCTATGTTGTCCTTTCGAAAACCGACGGCACGATTTCTGAGGTCGACTTTGCGGACATCAGCAACGATAACGCTCTGCTGGAAAAGCTGGCAGATTGCACGGCCCTTACGCGTCTTTCGTTCAACGGTTCGACTCTCGACGCAAAGTCCTTCGAGGTTCTCTCAAGCTTCGACACGCTTCAACGCGTTGACATGCCTGGAGCATCTTTGACGTCCGCAGACATCACGAACTTGGGCAAACTTCCCAAGCTCAAGTTTCTACAGATGGCGCGAGTCAGTTTCCCAGCCGATGGTTTCGACCTGTTCGCCAAGTTTCCAGCGTTGGAGCAGATTCGCTGCACTCAAACCCGCGTCAAATCCTCGGACATTGCCAAGCTGGCGGACTTGAAGACACTGCGAGCGCTCGACCTTACCGATAACCAAATCGCAGACACGGCAGTCGAAGCGATTTCCGGATTGCCCAACCTTTCGTTTCTGAAAATTTGGGGCGGACAGATCAGCGACCGAACTCTCGATTCGGTGGCCAAGATGAAAAAGCTGAAAGTGTTGGGTTTGAATTACACGCAAGTCACCGACGCAGGAATGAAGAAACTACAGGGACTTGAGAACCTGAAGGAAATCTACCTGTTCGGCACTGACGTGGGCGACGAAGGCATGCGGGCTCTGGCAAAGATCCCCAGCCTCGAAGTCATGGTGCTTCGCAACACCAACATTTCGGATGCAGGAGTTGAGGCGCTTTCCGAGCTGCCGAACCTTCGAAAACTGGACTTGAGTGAGACGAATTCACCAGGCATCACGGATGCTTCAGCTCCGCATTTTGCTCGCATGGACAAGCTGAAAGAAGTCAATTTCTGGAGCACCAAAATCGGTGACCCGGTCGTCGAGAGCATCGCTACACTCGATTCGGTCACGTGGCTGAACATCGACAAGACCGCGGTGACTGACGCGAGCCTGAAGACGCTTGAGAAAATGCCTCAGCTCACATGGTTGCACTGCGGATCGAACAAGGAACGCTTGACCGACGACGGTGCCGAGTCGCTTTTGAAGCTTGAGAACCTGAAGTATCTCAACATCAGCCAAAACGATATCAGCGAAGACATGTTCTATGATCTCGACGACATGATTGCCCCCGAAGGCGGCACCGTTATCTGGTAG
- a CDS encoding IS701 family transposase: MDGTWIRQMKPALTRFLNRFSDCFSRKDTRAHMPTYVQGQLSNLARKSVEPIALAAGVPVRTLQEFLAQYAWNEDAVRDRLQQMVATERGSKRAIGVFDETSDVKKGTKTPGVQRQWCGKVGKTDNCMVTVHLAFAQDDFHCLLDGELFLPESWSEDRERCRVAGIPDEMVYQPKWKIALELYDRALSNGLEFEWITFDEGYGSKGPFLRALDAKAQLFIGEVPVSMTGWIKKPGLQHPPKDPCRGRPQKGARVAKDNPKAQPFRKLLEESTRFTNQSWERYRVKDGDKGPMVWEVKHAMIYRPDGKSVSSKRWHLLVARNPLKPDEIKYFLSNAPAATSVQKLLLVAFSRWHVERCFQDQKQDIGLDAWEGRKYLGLKRHMILSCVSYLFLTKMREKLGGKKIRVHRLSGSRRRIGTGPDLVA; encoded by the coding sequence ATGGATGGTACTTGGATTCGTCAGATGAAACCAGCTTTGACACGTTTTCTGAATCGGTTCTCCGATTGTTTTAGTCGAAAAGATACCCGTGCTCATATGCCAACGTATGTTCAGGGTCAGCTATCAAACCTTGCTCGCAAGAGTGTTGAGCCCATTGCACTGGCTGCCGGAGTTCCCGTTCGCACGCTTCAGGAGTTTCTTGCTCAATACGCATGGAATGAAGACGCCGTGCGAGATCGTCTGCAACAGATGGTGGCAACGGAGCGCGGTAGCAAGCGTGCCATCGGCGTGTTTGACGAAACGAGCGATGTCAAGAAAGGCACCAAGACGCCTGGCGTTCAGCGTCAGTGGTGTGGCAAGGTTGGCAAGACCGATAACTGCATGGTGACGGTTCATCTTGCTTTTGCTCAGGATGACTTTCACTGCTTGCTTGATGGTGAGTTGTTCCTTCCTGAGAGCTGGTCTGAAGATCGCGAGCGTTGTCGCGTTGCCGGGATCCCCGACGAGATGGTGTATCAGCCAAAGTGGAAGATCGCACTGGAGCTTTACGATCGCGCGCTGTCCAACGGTCTGGAGTTTGAGTGGATCACCTTTGACGAAGGCTACGGCTCCAAAGGCCCGTTTTTACGAGCTCTTGATGCCAAAGCACAGTTATTCATCGGCGAGGTTCCGGTTTCAATGACCGGCTGGATCAAGAAACCCGGGCTCCAACATCCTCCCAAAGATCCGTGTCGTGGTCGGCCGCAAAAAGGTGCGCGAGTTGCCAAAGACAATCCCAAAGCTCAGCCGTTTCGCAAACTGCTGGAAGAATCCACGCGGTTCACGAATCAGTCATGGGAGCGTTATCGCGTCAAAGATGGAGATAAAGGTCCCATGGTCTGGGAAGTCAAGCATGCGATGATTTATCGTCCTGACGGCAAGAGTGTTTCGAGCAAGCGTTGGCACTTGTTGGTGGCTCGTAACCCACTCAAGCCGGATGAGATCAAGTACTTTCTCAGCAACGCGCCGGCTGCAACAAGCGTTCAAAAGTTGTTGCTCGTTGCCTTCAGCCGCTGGCATGTCGAACGTTGCTTCCAGGATCAAAAGCAGGACATTGGACTCGACGCCTGGGAGGGCCGGAAGTATCTCGGGCTCAAACGACACATGATTCTGTCGTGCGTAAGCTACCTGTTCTTGACGAAGATGCGAGAGAAGCTCGGGGGGAAAAAAATCAGGGTTCACCGTCTATCAGGTTCACGACGCCGTATCGGCACTGGTCCAGACTTGGTGGCTTAA
- a CDS encoding alkaline phosphatase family protein produces MSSKRLVFLTVPGLRRKDLQKMPNLQMLTSSGCVSTVRHAFPCVTWPSQANVLTGKAADSHGVVANGFYWRDECKVEMWTAWNEVIQQPQIWDLLKDKGLKSAAWFPMLSKGCGADYVCMPAPIHKPDGSEDLWCYTKPQEFYGELLEKYDHFPLKHFWGPLANIKSSKWIANSAVECARKFKPDFFYIYLPHLDYAAQKFGPDSEQAIAAVEELDALIGELVADMNAGLEDPSWMVLSEYVITAVDHVSYPNRILRNAGLLSVCESDSDPGKEMLDFEHSDAWALVDHQFSHVFVKDRNEETIARVVELFQDTEGIDKVLVGPERGDLDHERSGDVVLVSNANSWQAYYWWLDDSLAPSFAHTVDIHRKPGYDPIELCFDMATMSVPLDATLVKGSHGVPQEPGKEQGVLACSDAALLDGDVLSETQVFESVIRFFQQA; encoded by the coding sequence TTGAGTAGCAAACGACTCGTTTTTCTTACCGTCCCTGGCCTGCGTCGCAAAGACCTGCAGAAGATGCCAAACTTGCAAATGCTAACCAGTTCAGGTTGCGTTAGTACCGTCCGGCATGCGTTCCCTTGCGTCACCTGGCCCAGCCAAGCCAACGTTTTGACAGGAAAGGCAGCGGACAGTCATGGCGTTGTCGCCAATGGTTTTTACTGGCGAGACGAATGCAAGGTTGAAATGTGGACGGCCTGGAACGAAGTCATCCAACAGCCGCAGATTTGGGATTTGCTCAAAGACAAAGGGCTCAAGTCGGCTGCCTGGTTTCCGATGCTGAGCAAAGGTTGCGGCGCGGACTATGTTTGCATGCCGGCTCCAATTCACAAGCCTGACGGCAGCGAAGACCTTTGGTGCTACACCAAACCACAGGAGTTCTACGGCGAACTGCTGGAAAAGTATGATCACTTTCCGCTGAAACATTTTTGGGGCCCGTTGGCCAATATCAAGTCCAGCAAATGGATTGCCAATTCAGCCGTTGAATGTGCCAGAAAGTTTAAACCGGATTTCTTCTACATCTATCTGCCGCATCTGGATTACGCGGCGCAGAAATTTGGTCCTGACAGCGAACAGGCGATTGCGGCGGTTGAAGAACTGGACGCGCTGATTGGCGAACTGGTCGCGGATATGAATGCCGGCTTGGAGGATCCATCGTGGATGGTGTTGAGCGAGTATGTGATCACCGCAGTGGATCACGTGAGCTATCCCAATCGAATTTTACGAAACGCCGGATTGCTGTCCGTTTGCGAGTCCGATTCAGATCCCGGCAAAGAGATGTTGGACTTTGAGCACAGCGACGCGTGGGCATTGGTCGACCACCAGTTCTCACACGTGTTCGTGAAAGATCGAAATGAAGAAACGATCGCGAGGGTCGTCGAGCTTTTTCAGGACACCGAAGGCATCGATAAAGTTCTGGTCGGACCAGAGCGAGGTGATCTGGACCACGAACGCAGCGGAGACGTCGTTCTGGTTTCCAACGCAAATAGCTGGCAAGCTTACTATTGGTGGCTGGACGATTCGCTCGCGCCATCCTTCGCCCACACGGTCGATATTCATCGAAAGCCTGGCTACGATCCGATCGAATTGTGCTTCGACATGGCGACCATGTCAGTCCCGCTGGATGCCACGCTAGTCAAAGGATCGCACGGCGTGCCGCAGGAACCGGGAAAGGAACAGGGTGTGTTAGCCTGTTCCGATGCAGCCCTTCTCGATGGCGATGTGCTCAGTGAGACTCAGGTTTTTGAATCCGTCATTCGGTTTTTTCAGCAAGCCTGA
- a CDS encoding MBL fold metallo-hydrolase: protein MSKQPVTTDIRGKLILLGTGTSVGVPAIGCGCDTCQSDNPRNKRTRSSAIFGLPEGNLLVDTSPDLHQQLIREKIGIVHSVIYTHEHSDHIMGFDDLRLFQFYLGHPVPVYCNETVEQRLRMAFDYAFSDREVTHAGAAPSVDLRRVSTEPIDILGATVIPIPLKHGPYFDVLGFRIGNVAYCTDVSHIPESSFELLEGVEVLVLDALRKDPHPTHFSIDQAIEVAARIGAKKTWFTHCACKVNYEVVNPTLPDGIEIGYDGLQIDLS, encoded by the coding sequence GTGAGCAAGCAACCGGTCACAACTGACATCCGCGGCAAACTGATCCTGCTGGGGACGGGAACATCGGTCGGCGTGCCCGCGATCGGCTGCGGCTGCGACACCTGCCAAAGCGACAATCCCCGCAACAAACGGACTCGCTCGAGTGCTATCTTTGGGCTTCCAGAGGGCAATCTGCTGGTCGACACATCGCCGGATCTTCACCAACAATTGATCCGCGAAAAGATCGGCATCGTGCATTCGGTCATCTACACGCACGAGCACAGCGACCACATTATGGGCTTTGACGACCTCCGTCTGTTCCAGTTCTACCTCGGCCATCCGGTTCCGGTTTACTGCAACGAGACCGTGGAACAGCGACTTCGGATGGCGTTCGATTACGCTTTTTCGGATCGCGAGGTGACGCATGCAGGCGCTGCCCCGTCGGTCGATCTGCGTCGGGTCTCAACGGAACCGATCGATATCCTTGGTGCGACCGTGATTCCGATCCCGCTCAAACACGGGCCTTATTTTGACGTGCTTGGCTTTCGCATTGGCAACGTTGCGTATTGCACCGACGTGAGCCACATTCCGGAGTCGAGTTTTGAGTTGCTGGAGGGAGTCGAAGTCCTCGTTCTCGATGCACTTCGCAAAGACCCGCACCCGACTCATTTCAGCATCGACCAGGCGATCGAAGTTGCCGCACGAATCGGCGCAAAGAAGACCTGGTTCACTCATTGCGCCTGCAAAGTGAACTACGAAGTCGTGAATCCGACGCTTCCTGACGGGATTGAAATCGGTTACGACGGTTTGCAGATCGACCTGTCGTAG
- a CDS encoding sugar phosphate isomerase/epimerase family protein has product MRIGYHTNGMTQHGLFAGLNLLAKTGYRSVAINIDHGWLAPGDAGVKANVHSVKSLLNDRGINCVVEATANFLLDPETRNGPTLMDHDPGLVESRMRYLKYCVDVAAELEADCMSMRSGTRPEGLTFEKAMGRLVDGVEELLLYAAERDVVVSIEPEPGMLVDTLGRFDRLLHLFDSPRMMLTLDVSHIFCNDELPLAAQLDRWKDKIANIHIADVREGKHQHLPLGEGQIGFPLVLNAIAGSGYCGGIHVDLPDFSQDAAAMIQNSYNFLFPLIEQAKAKNLE; this is encoded by the coding sequence ATGCGAATCGGCTATCACACCAATGGAATGACGCAGCACGGTCTGTTCGCCGGGCTGAACCTGCTCGCCAAAACCGGTTACCGGAGTGTGGCGATCAACATCGACCACGGCTGGCTCGCGCCCGGAGACGCCGGTGTCAAAGCAAATGTTCATAGCGTGAAATCGCTGCTCAACGATCGAGGGATCAACTGCGTGGTCGAAGCGACCGCGAACTTTCTGTTGGATCCCGAAACGCGAAACGGTCCGACGTTGATGGACCACGATCCGGGGCTGGTGGAAAGTCGAATGCGCTATCTGAAATATTGCGTCGACGTTGCTGCGGAACTTGAGGCCGACTGTATGTCAATGCGTTCAGGCACCCGACCCGAAGGTTTGACGTTCGAGAAAGCGATGGGTCGACTGGTTGATGGTGTCGAAGAACTGCTCCTGTACGCCGCCGAACGCGATGTCGTCGTCAGCATCGAGCCGGAGCCCGGGATGCTGGTTGATACGCTGGGACGATTTGATCGACTGCTGCACCTTTTCGATTCGCCACGGATGATGTTAACCTTGGACGTCAGCCACATTTTCTGCAACGACGAACTTCCATTGGCCGCGCAGCTCGATCGCTGGAAAGACAAAATCGCAAACATCCACATCGCAGATGTTCGCGAAGGCAAGCATCAACATCTTCCGCTGGGCGAGGGCCAAATCGGATTTCCGTTAGTGCTCAATGCGATCGCCGGTTCGGGCTACTGCGGCGGAATTCACGTCGACTTGCCTGACTTCAGCCAGGACGCTGCGGCGATGATTCAAAACAGCTACAACTTCCTTTTTCCACTTATCGAACAAGCAAAGGCCAAAAACCTTGAGTAG
- the secA gene encoding preprotein translocase subunit SecA → MEKLELLWDNTTHFVSGVVRNVERTITNLFGSSNARQVKKLQGRVDAIGALEATYEKMTDEELRNQTQLFMQRLRNGETTDDILTEAFAVCREGGKRFLGMRHYDVQLVGGMVLHSGAVAEMVTGEGKTLVATLPAYLNALEDRGVHVVTVNDYLARRDMEWMAPLYMGLGLTVGNIQSNMPVLDRQKSYSCNITYGTNNEFGFDYLRDNMRPAARGDERFPSRLQQSQGKLAFAIIDEVDNILIDEARTPLIISGPAHTNPGRYAEANKIALQLKRDLHYQVNEKDHTATLTDEGVRHAEKLAGVESFYTPGNMEWPHLIDNALRAHSLYTCDVNYVVKDGQIVIVDEFTGRLMDGRQWSDGLHQAVEAKENVKIKEETQTLATITLQNYFKLYDKICGMTGTAMTEAEEFYKIYELDVVAIPTNKTMLRIAHPDIIYSSEKHKWSAVAEEVENYHMHDMVFMNNGDIYVGKLVSDDGDVVIKDSMDGKEHTLSQGKVKKIQRAGRPILVGTTTIEKSELLSELLTKRGIKHEVLNAKNHKREADIVAQAGRFGAVTIATNMAGRGTDIIMGGNPETMAWARLQDTYPTRLDVPQEEWDALVAEIDEEHRMAEMGKEVKAMGGLHVLGTERHDARRIDLQLRGRCGRQGDPGSSRFFLSLDDDLMRIFAGPFVKRVLEMGGFKDDVPIESKMVSRRIDSAQKKREEFNFEIRKSLLEYDEVMDEQRKRIYSFRQRILDGASCREIVQDMIREQIESNLATCLDDSFGYESFASSAANQLSVDSLDPKLFRKLSPDEAEKTAIDEAQRMAETLVVSQVEDHLPISEDESEWSWSALAHFANSRWDLKVNEHELKKVGRERVDEFLIDKARKALEKIDISHAEQMLHHNYGVRTAAAWLKAKFGIELDPESHSEASADEITELATDKAIEVYDRKEAEYPVMAGFYQFSTPGSGGAQPRLDREQLMDWAAQRFEDADMTASVIQDKQRQEIADLLIDKSLHHQQQAQTAIATLHEKLTELSQKGELPLKNANGAADSLASWFKDTLDYELDLEHVDRLEKDQLEDQLEAIVENHYHPEFRRMERMVLLEVVDSAWKDHLLAMDYLRSAVRNRGMAQLDPKVEYKREGMRMFEGLWSSIGERVTDLVFRMENMNADFVSHTLTETMAKPPTETRTIETRETYQDDTTQENQDAADTAGSKQKAETIRNRDNKVGRNDPCPCNSGKKYKNCCMRKAG, encoded by the coding sequence ATGGAAAAGCTGGAACTTCTTTGGGACAACACCACGCACTTCGTTTCAGGCGTCGTCCGAAATGTTGAGCGAACGATCACGAACCTGTTTGGTTCATCCAACGCGCGCCAGGTCAAGAAACTTCAGGGCCGCGTCGACGCGATCGGTGCGCTCGAAGCGACCTACGAAAAGATGACCGATGAAGAGTTGCGGAATCAAACGCAGCTGTTCATGCAGCGATTGCGAAACGGTGAAACAACCGACGACATTCTGACCGAAGCTTTCGCTGTCTGTCGCGAAGGCGGCAAGCGATTTCTTGGCATGCGGCACTACGACGTTCAGCTGGTAGGTGGCATGGTGCTGCACAGCGGCGCGGTTGCAGAAATGGTGACCGGTGAAGGTAAGACTCTGGTGGCGACGTTGCCGGCTTACTTGAACGCGCTTGAGGACCGCGGAGTGCATGTCGTGACGGTGAACGACTATCTTGCGCGTCGCGATATGGAATGGATGGCACCACTCTACATGGGGCTTGGTTTGACCGTCGGCAACATCCAATCCAACATGCCGGTGCTGGATCGACAAAAGTCCTACAGTTGCAACATCACTTACGGAACCAACAACGAGTTTGGATTCGACTACCTTCGCGACAACATGCGTCCGGCGGCACGCGGCGATGAACGTTTTCCTTCGCGCTTGCAGCAGTCGCAAGGCAAGTTGGCGTTTGCGATCATTGACGAAGTCGACAATATTTTGATCGACGAAGCCCGTACGCCGCTGATCATCTCCGGACCGGCTCATACGAATCCGGGCCGATACGCCGAAGCCAACAAGATCGCGTTGCAGTTGAAACGCGATCTGCACTACCAGGTAAACGAAAAAGATCACACCGCGACGCTGACTGATGAAGGTGTGCGTCATGCGGAAAAACTTGCCGGCGTCGAAAGTTTCTACACGCCCGGCAATATGGAATGGCCGCACCTGATCGACAACGCACTCCGCGCCCATTCGCTCTACACTTGCGATGTGAATTATGTCGTCAAAGATGGCCAAATTGTGATCGTTGACGAGTTCACAGGTCGCTTGATGGACGGTCGACAATGGTCCGACGGTTTGCACCAGGCAGTCGAGGCCAAAGAGAACGTCAAGATCAAGGAAGAGACTCAGACTCTGGCGACGATCACGCTGCAGAATTACTTCAAGCTGTACGACAAAATTTGCGGCATGACCGGTACCGCGATGACGGAAGCCGAAGAGTTCTACAAGATTTACGAACTCGATGTTGTCGCCATCCCGACAAACAAAACGATGCTGCGGATTGCTCATCCGGACATCATCTACAGCAGCGAAAAGCATAAGTGGAGCGCTGTCGCCGAAGAAGTCGAAAACTATCACATGCACGACATGGTTTTCATGAACAACGGTGACATCTACGTCGGCAAACTGGTCAGCGACGATGGCGACGTCGTGATCAAGGACAGCATGGACGGCAAAGAACACACGCTGTCGCAGGGCAAGGTCAAAAAAATACAGCGAGCCGGACGTCCGATCCTTGTGGGTACCACCACGATCGAGAAAAGTGAGTTGTTGTCAGAGCTGTTGACCAAACGCGGGATCAAGCACGAAGTTCTCAACGCCAAGAACCATAAACGTGAAGCCGATATTGTCGCTCAGGCGGGTCGCTTTGGTGCCGTCACGATCGCGACGAACATGGCCGGTCGTGGTACCGACATTATCATGGGTGGTAACCCGGAAACGATGGCGTGGGCGCGCTTGCAGGATACCTATCCGACACGTTTGGATGTTCCGCAGGAAGAGTGGGATGCGTTGGTCGCCGAGATCGACGAAGAACACAGAATGGCCGAGATGGGCAAAGAAGTGAAAGCCATGGGCGGCTTGCACGTACTCGGAACCGAACGTCATGACGCTCGCCGGATCGACCTTCAGCTTCGTGGTCGTTGCGGTCGTCAAGGTGACCCCGGAAGTAGCCGTTTCTTCCTCAGCCTCGACGATGACCTGATGCGAATCTTCGCCGGTCCGTTCGTGAAACGCGTGCTTGAAATGGGCGGTTTCAAGGACGATGTGCCGATCGAAAGTAAGATGGTTTCACGTCGAATCGACAGTGCCCAGAAGAAGCGCGAAGAGTTTAACTTCGAGATCCGTAAAAGCTTGCTCGAATACGACGAAGTGATGGACGAGCAGCGAAAGCGTATCTACAGCTTCCGTCAGCGGATTCTCGACGGAGCCAGTTGTCGCGAGATCGTGCAGGACATGATTCGCGAGCAAATTGAGTCCAACCTTGCGACTTGCCTCGACGATTCCTTTGGCTATGAATCGTTCGCAAGCTCTGCGGCCAACCAGCTGTCAGTGGATTCGCTTGATCCAAAGCTGTTTCGAAAGCTGTCTCCGGATGAAGCAGAAAAAACGGCGATCGATGAAGCGCAGCGGATGGCGGAAACTCTGGTCGTCAGTCAGGTCGAAGACCATTTGCCGATCTCGGAAGACGAATCCGAATGGAGTTGGTCAGCGTTGGCTCATTTCGCTAACAGTCGCTGGGACTTGAAAGTCAACGAGCATGAATTGAAGAAGGTGGGTCGTGAGCGGGTCGACGAATTTCTGATCGACAAGGCTCGCAAGGCTCTCGAGAAGATCGACATTTCTCATGCCGAGCAGATGCTGCATCACAATTATGGCGTCCGAACAGCGGCCGCATGGTTGAAGGCTAAATTCGGTATCGAGCTTGATCCGGAATCGCACAGCGAAGCTTCTGCCGACGAGATCACGGAACTGGCGACCGATAAGGCGATCGAAGTTTACGATCGCAAAGAAGCCGAATACCCGGTGATGGCTGGTTTCTATCAGTTCTCAACTCCCGGCAGCGGCGGGGCGCAACCGCGGCTTGATCGCGAGCAGTTGATGGACTGGGCCGCGCAGCGTTTTGAAGACGCTGACATGACGGCGTCGGTTATTCAGGATAAACAGCGTCAGGAAATTGCCGATCTGTTGATCGACAAAAGCCTGCACCATCAGCAACAAGCTCAAACAGCGATTGCCACGCTGCATGAAAAACTGACCGAGCTTTCCCAGAAAGGCGAACTGCCTTTGAAGAATGCCAACGGTGCTGCTGATTCTCTGGCCAGTTGGTTCAAGGATACGTTGGATTACGAACTGGATCTTGAACATGTTGATCGGCTTGAGAAAGATCAGCTTGAAGATCAGCTCGAAGCGATCGTCGAGAATCATTACCATCCTGAATTCCGTCGCATGGAGCGAATGGTTTTGTTGGAAGTCGTTGATTCGGCCTGGAAAGACCACCTGTTGGCGATGGATTACCTTCGCAGTGCCGTTCGCAACCGAGGGATGGCTCAGCTTGATCCCAAAGTCGAATACAAGCGCGAAGGTATGCGAATGTTCGAAGGGCTTTGGAGCTCGATCGGCGAACGTGTCACCGATCTTGTTTTCCGCATGGAAAATATGAACGCGGATTTCGTCAGCCACACGCTTACGGAAACCATGGCCAAGCCGCCGACAGAAACTCGCACGATCGAAACGCGTGAAACCTATCAGGACGATACCACGCAGGAGAATCAGGACGCGGCCGATACTGCAGGTTCGAAACAGAAAGCGGAAACGATTCGCAACCGCGATAACAAAGTTGGTCGCAACGATCCGTGTCCGTGTAACAGCGGCAAGAAGTACAAGAACTGCTGCATGAGAAAAGCCGGTTAG
- a CDS encoding 3-deoxy-D-manno-octulosonic acid transferase, giving the protein MRLRSQIRTFVLNGIWLIILLIGLPWLAWRFVSKGKNRRGWSQKLFGLVPASAKPVGSKRIWLHAVSVGEVHLLNTLVGSLLQHHGDVELFISTTTETGYDRAVALFGDRHEVFFFPFDFSWAIRNVIRRIDPDLLVLAELELWPNLIHISADLELPVVVANGRLSENSHRNYRRFEFFTRPMFQKLNRVAAQDRISADRFVELGCDPNRVIVTGNLKYDAIETDRNNAKTSACRCLARDFGIADDDRILIAGSTQIEDESAAVNAWEMLRSEFGDLKLVIVPRHPDRFAEIESLLEKKGLVANRRSQHGSVSVDSDILVVDVIGELSGWWGLADVAFVGGSMGSRGGQNMIEPAAYGIPVCFGPNTANFQSTVDGLLAHNAAKVVEDTVQLTDFVARALGDRVESESMGKRAQEFVQQHRGAAARTVEILGRFLQSKSRKDLEHAA; this is encoded by the coding sequence TTGCGCCTGCGATCCCAAATCCGCACCTTCGTCCTCAACGGAATCTGGCTGATCATTTTGCTGATCGGTTTGCCGTGGCTCGCATGGCGTTTTGTGTCCAAAGGCAAAAACCGTCGAGGTTGGAGTCAAAAGCTGTTTGGGTTGGTTCCGGCTTCCGCCAAACCGGTTGGCTCAAAGCGGATTTGGCTGCATGCTGTCAGCGTCGGCGAAGTCCATCTGCTCAACACGCTGGTCGGTTCGTTGCTTCAGCATCACGGCGATGTCGAGCTCTTCATTTCCACCACAACGGAAACTGGCTACGACCGCGCGGTGGCTCTCTTCGGAGACCGGCATGAAGTCTTCTTCTTTCCGTTTGATTTCAGCTGGGCGATTCGAAACGTGATCAGGCGAATCGATCCCGACCTGCTGGTCCTTGCAGAGCTGGAACTCTGGCCCAACCTGATTCACATTTCTGCGGATCTTGAACTGCCAGTCGTTGTCGCCAATGGACGGCTGAGCGAAAACAGCCACCGCAATTATCGCCGTTTTGAATTCTTCACCCGGCCGATGTTTCAAAAGTTGAATCGAGTCGCCGCCCAGGATCGAATCTCTGCCGATCGATTTGTCGAACTTGGGTGCGATCCTAATCGGGTCATCGTCACTGGAAATCTCAAATACGATGCCATTGAAACAGATCGCAACAACGCAAAAACGTCAGCCTGCCGGTGCCTTGCAAGGGATTTTGGAATCGCTGATGACGACCGGATCCTGATCGCCGGAAGCACCCAAATCGAAGACGAATCAGCCGCGGTCAACGCGTGGGAAATGCTGCGAAGTGAATTTGGCGATCTCAAACTGGTCATCGTCCCGCGTCACCCCGATCGATTCGCAGAAATCGAATCGTTGCTGGAAAAGAAAGGCCTGGTTGCGAATCGACGTTCGCAGCACGGCAGCGTTTCAGTCGACTCGGACATACTTGTCGTCGACGTCATTGGAGAGCTCTCAGGCTGGTGGGGCTTGGCGGACGTGGCCTTCGTCGGCGGAAGCATGGGCTCGCGAGGTGGGCAAAACATGATCGAGCCAGCGGCCTATGGAATTCCTGTCTGCTTCGGTCCCAATACAGCGAATTTCCAATCCACGGTCGACGGTCTGCTCGCGCACAACGCCGCTAAAGTCGTCGAGGATACTGTGCAGCTGACCGATTTCGTTGCCCGAGCGTTGGGTGATCGCGTTGAAAGCGAATCGATGGGAAAACGAGCTCAGGAGTTCGTGCAACAGCATCGAGGAGCAGCAGCTCGAACGGTTGAAATTCTAGGTCGGTTCCTGCAGTCCAAGTCGCGGAAAGACCTCGAACACGCGGCGTGA